In Niallia sp. FSL W8-0635, one genomic interval encodes:
- a CDS encoding HesB/YadR/YfhF family protein: protein MKIVISDKAADWYKDEMMLKDGDYIRFFARYGGCSTVQQGFSLGISNEQPVNIGIETVKDGIHYYIEEKDLWYFDDKDLFADFNEVANEPEYRHAQ from the coding sequence ATGAAAATTGTGATTAGTGATAAAGCTGCCGATTGGTACAAGGATGAAATGATGTTAAAAGATGGAGACTATATTCGTTTCTTTGCTCGTTATGGCGGATGCAGTACAGTACAGCAAGGATTTTCATTAGGGATTTCTAACGAACAGCCTGTAAATATAGGCATTGAGACAGTTAAAGATGGGATTCATTATTATATAGAAGAGAAAGATTTATGGTATTTCGACGATAAAGATCTTTTTGCAGATTTTAACGAAGTAGCTAACGAACCAGAATATCGCCATGCCCAGTAA
- a CDS encoding AAA family ATPase: MNNELIKENIKNQELLMLVKEFEEIGFIKDEKRILDEIQKLNEAQDGKEISQLLTIAALSRMHVNQKDTIAIAWLNKAMELNADNTMALKYLSQYDWKNFSNVLEPLVFPNIRETDNRTAKRKIAEQYINNCRAFLEQTEDVVAHIKNQKKNAAVYENTEAVAKYEAIEQTLKIVIEKTSELLKSAEEYAESISGVFHTSIYYESVKKLIEELQELKKEWASLFIEEKEEDQTSLSSLEELEQMVGLETVKKRVRDFYQFLSYQKSRKKLGYMIQDELSLNMIFTGNPGTGKTTLARLMAKIYHELGVLPSSEVVETDRSQLIGGYMGQTEENVRSVVKQAVGGVLFIDEAYSLKREGQSGNDYGQTAIDTLVSLMTGSEFGGKFAVILAGYPEEMRQFLDGNHGLRSRFPASNLIHLPDYAPSELLAIGDRIASSNDYVMTEDGKRALLKRLEKDQVDESFGNARAVRNIVLDAIFSKGSRKSNEQEILKYTLLQESDFVCEEEANSIDPATELNELIGLSKVKEEIKKIIAFVKIQQLRQTKSRKNLPIQLHAVFTGNPGTGKTTVAKLYAQFLKDCGILKRGHLVVTSRADFVAGYVGQSAIKTRKKIREALGGVLFIDEAYSLLGSGGQDFGKEVVDTLVMEMTKHNENLVVILAGYPNETSALLQSNPGLTSRFKKFIHFDDYMADELIEIMKMYAAKYDYSLSESAISMLQNQLPYVMTDGNGRFATNIIDEAVQLQALRLSEQLEQGIEVDVSTLSAEDMKKVLQGYKRKIEE, encoded by the coding sequence ATGAATAACGAACTAATTAAAGAAAATATAAAAAATCAAGAATTGTTAATGTTGGTGAAAGAATTTGAAGAAATAGGATTTATAAAGGATGAAAAGAGAATCTTAGATGAGATTCAAAAGCTTAATGAAGCACAGGATGGAAAAGAAATATCACAGTTATTAACGATTGCTGCATTATCTAGAATGCATGTGAATCAAAAGGATACTATTGCAATTGCATGGTTAAATAAAGCAATGGAGTTAAACGCAGATAATACGATGGCGCTGAAATATCTTTCCCAATATGATTGGAAGAATTTCAGCAATGTACTAGAACCTCTTGTATTTCCAAATATTCGCGAAACAGATAATCGAACAGCAAAACGTAAAATCGCAGAGCAATATATAAATAATTGTCGTGCTTTTTTAGAACAGACAGAAGATGTAGTAGCCCATATTAAGAATCAGAAAAAAAACGCTGCTGTATATGAGAATACAGAAGCCGTTGCAAAATATGAAGCAATCGAACAAACGCTAAAGATAGTGATAGAAAAAACTTCAGAATTACTGAAATCGGCGGAAGAATACGCAGAATCCATTAGTGGTGTATTCCATACGTCTATTTACTATGAAAGTGTAAAAAAATTAATAGAAGAACTTCAAGAACTAAAAAAGGAATGGGCAAGCCTTTTTATAGAAGAAAAAGAAGAAGATCAGACGTCCCTGTCCTCTTTAGAAGAACTGGAGCAAATGGTGGGGCTTGAAACGGTTAAAAAAAGAGTACGGGATTTTTATCAGTTTTTAAGCTATCAAAAATCAAGAAAAAAATTAGGATATATGATTCAAGATGAATTAAGCTTAAATATGATCTTTACAGGGAATCCAGGTACAGGAAAGACAACGCTAGCACGTTTAATGGCTAAGATTTATCATGAACTTGGAGTATTGCCAAGTTCAGAAGTTGTAGAAACTGATCGATCCCAATTAATAGGCGGATATATGGGACAAACAGAAGAAAATGTTCGTTCTGTTGTAAAGCAAGCGGTTGGAGGTGTGTTATTTATTGATGAAGCCTATAGTTTAAAAAGAGAGGGTCAATCTGGCAATGATTATGGGCAAACGGCAATTGATACCCTTGTTTCCTTAATGACAGGATCGGAGTTTGGCGGAAAGTTTGCGGTTATTTTAGCAGGCTATCCAGAGGAAATGCGTCAATTTTTAGATGGAAATCATGGTTTAAGAAGTCGTTTTCCAGCTTCTAATTTGATTCATTTACCTGATTATGCTCCTAGTGAATTATTAGCAATTGGTGATAGAATTGCATCGAGTAATGACTATGTGATGACAGAAGACGGGAAAAGGGCTTTGTTAAAAAGATTGGAGAAGGATCAAGTGGATGAAAGCTTTGGGAATGCCCGAGCTGTTCGTAATATTGTACTTGATGCCATATTTAGCAAAGGGTCTCGTAAATCAAATGAGCAAGAAATTTTAAAATATACACTCCTACAAGAATCTGATTTTGTTTGTGAAGAGGAAGCGAACTCAATTGATCCAGCTACAGAATTAAATGAACTAATTGGATTATCGAAAGTAAAAGAAGAAATAAAGAAAATAATTGCTTTTGTAAAGATTCAGCAATTAAGACAAACGAAATCGAGAAAGAATTTGCCTATCCAACTACATGCTGTATTTACAGGAAATCCAGGGACAGGTAAGACTACTGTTGCAAAATTATATGCTCAGTTCCTTAAAGATTGCGGAATCTTAAAGAGGGGGCACTTGGTAGTAACAAGTAGAGCTGATTTCGTAGCTGGATATGTAGGACAATCTGCTATTAAAACGAGAAAGAAAATAAGAGAAGCACTTGGTGGCGTGTTGTTTATTGATGAAGCCTATTCCTTGTTAGGTAGTGGTGGTCAAGATTTCGGAAAAGAGGTAGTAGATACTTTAGTGATGGAAATGACAAAACATAACGAAAATTTAGTCGTAATCCTTGCTGGCTACCCGAATGAAACGAGTGCTCTATTACAAAGTAATCCGGGTTTAACATCTAGGTTTAAAAAGTTCATCCATTTTGACGATTATATGGCAGATGAATTGATTGAAATTATGAAAATGTATGCGGCGAAATATGATTATTCTTTATCGGAAAGTGCCATATCTATGCTTCAGAATCAGCTTCCTTATGTTATGACAGACGGAAACGGAAGATTTGCCACTAATATTATCGATGAAGCTGTGCAATTACAGGCATTGAGACTGTCCGAGCAATTAGAACAAGGAATAGAAGTAGATGTTTCTACATTGTCTGCAGAAGATATGAAAAAAGTTTTACAAGGATACAAAAGAAAAATCGAAGAATAG
- a CDS encoding FbpB family small basic protein — protein sequence MRKPRKRSFQELVLENKMQLLKDREAIEKIEERLERKHLKKAR from the coding sequence ATGAGAAAACCTCGCAAACGTTCATTTCAAGAATTAGTATTAGAAAATAAAATGCAATTATTAAAGGATAGAGAAGCAATCGAAAAGATTGAAGAGCGATTAGAAAGAAAACATTTGAAAAAAGCTCGTTGA
- a CDS encoding acid-soluble spore protein N yields the protein MSNPKKDSKHFVPSHIGTKSRSFGGNKGKQMQDKSGQHAQVIQTKGE from the coding sequence ATGAGTAATCCTAAAAAAGACAGCAAACACTTTGTACCTAGCCATATTGGGACAAAATCGAGAAGTTTTGGTGGGAACAAAGGAAAGCAAATGCAGGATAAATCAGGACAGCATGCTCAAGTAATTCAAACAAAAGGCGAATAA
- a CDS encoding aminotransferase-like domain-containing protein, producing the protein MHLLKPFSFSKRFPETEVVGSAFAGKQDDLIPLSFGFPAPESLPVDKMTAATEAAMITQGRQALAYSGGTGPKNIINWIKERSKLREIEATEKEIIVTAGSSQAIDLITRTLTDPGDELWVEAPTFFGALKTFRLAETKLFSFPIDEYGLRVDLVEQELVERVKNNLPLPKLMYVIPNYQNPGGVNLSIERRKRLAELAYEYNFFIIEDDAYVELSFDKTYIPAIYSFGPERVVYLSTFSKIIAPGLRLGWAIGLQEIIEKVKILKTDGFTSVYVQEVTKNLLEQIDMDEQINNLNSLYHSRKNAMVSAIQQYFGENVSYHEPHGGFFLWLTFPAHIDTSEFADAAMAAGVSYIAGKHFFLEDEGYNHMRLCFTFCKEEIIHEAIKRLANTYYEYVNSKQIIEEVN; encoded by the coding sequence ATGCATCTATTAAAGCCTTTTTCATTTAGTAAAAGATTTCCAGAGACAGAGGTTGTCGGGTCTGCTTTTGCAGGAAAACAAGATGATCTCATCCCTTTATCCTTTGGTTTTCCTGCACCAGAATCTCTTCCAGTTGATAAAATGACTGCCGCAACAGAAGCTGCAATGATTACGCAAGGAAGACAAGCTTTAGCTTATAGTGGTGGAACAGGTCCGAAAAACATCATTAATTGGATAAAAGAAAGATCAAAGCTCCGTGAGATTGAAGCAACTGAAAAAGAAATAATTGTTACTGCTGGCAGCTCCCAAGCGATTGATTTAATCACGAGAACTCTCACAGATCCTGGTGATGAATTATGGGTAGAAGCGCCAACTTTTTTTGGGGCATTAAAAACATTTCGCTTAGCAGAAACGAAATTATTTTCTTTTCCAATAGACGAATATGGCTTGAGAGTTGATTTAGTCGAACAAGAGCTAGTTGAAAGAGTGAAAAATAATCTGCCTTTACCGAAATTGATGTACGTCATTCCAAATTATCAAAATCCAGGTGGTGTTAATTTATCTATTGAAAGAAGAAAACGACTTGCTGAATTAGCATACGAATATAATTTCTTTATTATAGAAGATGACGCCTATGTTGAGCTTTCCTTTGATAAAACCTATATTCCAGCGATTTATTCCTTTGGACCAGAAAGAGTTGTTTACTTAAGTACTTTTTCCAAAATAATCGCACCTGGTTTACGACTTGGTTGGGCTATCGGATTACAAGAAATTATCGAAAAAGTGAAAATTCTAAAAACGGATGGTTTTACAAGTGTATATGTCCAAGAGGTTACGAAAAATTTACTTGAGCAAATAGATATGGATGAACAAATTAATAATTTAAATTCTCTCTACCACTCTCGTAAAAACGCAATGGTTTCAGCTATACAGCAATACTTTGGGGAGAATGTTTCCTATCATGAACCACATGGCGGTTTCTTTCTTTGGCTTACTTTCCCGGCCCATATCGATACAAGTGAATTTGCTGATGCCGCAATGGCAGCTGGCGTTTCTTATATCGCCGGTAAGCACTTCTTCCTAGAAGACGAAGGCTATAATCATATGCGTTTATGCTTTACTTTCTGTAAAGAGGAAATTATCCATGAAGCGATTAAGCGACTTGCAAACACCTATTACGAGTATGTAAATAGTAAACAGATCATCGAGGAAGTTAATTAA
- a CDS encoding glutamine synthetase family protein, translating into MAEITLEKIESIVKEKSVELLHLQFVDIEGILKNITITAQQLDDAVEGKIMIDGSSIKGFSPINKSDSYLLPDLNTFAVLPWTETEGYSEARFLCSVTNPDGSLFEGDTRNVLKKTVERAAEKGYTISVGPELEFFLFATDENGYPTTELGDRGGYFEPSPKDLGEKVRVEIFKTLRAMGFTIEALHHEVAEGQHEINFKYADALTAADLATTYKWVVKTIASQYGLHATFMPKPVFGINGSGMHVNMSFFKDGENSFYDANDDLELSESAYSFIAGVLENVKSFVAVTNPLVNSYKRLVPGYEAPCYLAWSASNRSALIRIPAKRGMATRVELRCPDPSSNPYLTFAVIASAGLDGVEKGLKAPAPINEDIFHMTEERREELGIDSLPGGLDAAVAELEAGEIGLKTLGEHVYTEYVAAKKEEWDNYRTTIHAWEIENYQYKF; encoded by the coding sequence ATGGCTGAAATTACATTAGAGAAAATTGAAAGTATTGTTAAAGAAAAAAGTGTAGAATTATTACATCTACAATTTGTGGATATTGAGGGAATTTTAAAAAACATTACTATTACTGCACAACAATTAGATGATGCTGTAGAAGGAAAAATCATGATCGATGGTTCATCCATCAAAGGATTTTCTCCAATTAACAAATCAGATTCATATTTATTACCAGATTTAAACACATTTGCAGTGTTACCTTGGACAGAAACAGAAGGGTATTCAGAAGCTCGTTTCCTTTGCTCTGTAACAAACCCAGATGGTTCTTTATTTGAAGGGGATACACGTAACGTTCTAAAGAAAACTGTTGAACGCGCTGCTGAAAAAGGATATACGATTTCAGTTGGACCTGAATTAGAATTCTTCCTATTTGCTACTGATGAAAATGGATACCCAACTACTGAATTAGGTGATAGAGGCGGTTACTTTGAGCCATCACCAAAAGATTTAGGGGAAAAAGTGCGTGTGGAAATTTTTAAAACATTAAGAGCAATGGGCTTTACAATTGAAGCACTTCATCATGAAGTAGCAGAAGGCCAACATGAAATTAATTTCAAGTATGCTGATGCGCTAACAGCTGCTGACTTAGCTACAACATATAAATGGGTTGTTAAAACAATCGCTTCACAATATGGCTTACATGCAACGTTTATGCCAAAGCCAGTATTCGGAATTAATGGATCGGGAATGCATGTTAACATGTCATTCTTCAAAGATGGGGAAAACAGTTTCTATGATGCAAATGATGATTTAGAATTATCTGAATCTGCCTATTCTTTCATTGCTGGTGTATTAGAAAATGTTAAGAGTTTCGTAGCTGTAACAAATCCACTAGTAAACTCTTATAAGCGTCTAGTTCCTGGTTATGAAGCACCTTGTTACCTTGCATGGTCTGCCTCTAACCGTTCAGCATTAATCCGTATTCCTGCAAAACGCGGAATGGCAACTCGTGTTGAACTTCGTTGTCCAGATCCATCTTCTAACCCATATCTAACATTTGCTGTTATTGCTTCAGCAGGATTAGATGGAGTAGAAAAAGGTCTAAAAGCTCCGGCACCAATTAACGAAGATATCTTCCATATGACAGAAGAACGTCGCGAAGAGCTTGGTATTGATAGCTTACCTGGTGGTTTAGATGCTGCAGTCGCAGAACTTGAAGCAGGTGAAATCGGTCTTAAAACACTTGGAGAGCACGTATATACTGAATATGTTGCTGCTAAAAAAGAAGAGTGGGATAACTACCGCACTACAATCCATGCTTGGGAAATCGAAAATTATCAATATAAATTTTAA
- a CDS encoding rhodanese-like domain-containing protein: protein MALTFGQLVEEARKNVAGISSVEAKKKIEENPNTYIIDVQDAADAGACGLIPSSVNISLGMLPIRADLELPEELRDPELADRNRPVLVTCGLGGQASLGAYLLKQMGFTDVAFIEGGTTAWKKEGFETV, encoded by the coding sequence ATGGCATTAACTTTTGGTCAATTAGTAGAAGAAGCAAGAAAGAATGTAGCTGGAATTTCATCTGTTGAAGCAAAAAAGAAAATCGAAGAAAATCCAAACACTTACATAATTGATGTACAAGATGCGGCAGATGCAGGAGCATGTGGTTTAATTCCAAGCTCTGTTAATATCTCATTAGGAATGCTTCCAATTCGTGCTGATCTGGAATTACCAGAAGAATTAAGAGATCCAGAATTAGCGGATCGTAACCGCCCTGTTCTTGTTACATGTGGTCTTGGTGGACAAGCATCACTTGGTGCGTACTTATTAAAACAAATGGGCTTTACAGACGTAGCATTCATCGAAGGTGGAACTACTGCATGGAAAAAAGAAGGCTTTGAAACGGTATAA
- a CDS encoding GNAT family N-acetyltransferase — MKITPSHFEVNGLRYTIRSAEEKDADQLSQVRMQIDGETHFLDREPGEGILSPIEFKQLIRTDIEGANRLFLLAETEVGQIIAFSRCEGTNLMRLKHKVEFGIGVLKDYWGYKIGSQLLGASVNWASENKLTKMTLSVIETNDKAITLYKRFGFEVEGILKKDKRLENGEYYSTIVMSRFLSK; from the coding sequence ATGAAAATAACTCCCAGCCATTTTGAGGTAAATGGACTACGTTATACAATAAGATCTGCAGAAGAAAAAGACGCTGATCAGTTGTCACAGGTTAGGATGCAAATAGATGGAGAAACACACTTCTTAGACCGGGAACCTGGAGAGGGGATATTATCTCCAATCGAATTTAAACAACTGATTCGGACAGATATAGAAGGTGCGAATCGACTGTTTTTACTGGCTGAAACAGAAGTAGGGCAAATCATTGCTTTTTCACGATGCGAAGGAACTAATCTAATGCGTCTTAAACATAAAGTTGAATTTGGTATTGGTGTTTTAAAAGACTATTGGGGATATAAAATTGGATCACAGTTACTTGGAGCATCTGTTAACTGGGCTTCTGAAAACAAACTTACAAAAATGACACTATCTGTAATCGAAACAAATGACAAGGCGATTACATTATATAAACGATTCGGCTTTGAAGTGGAAGGGATATTAAAAAAAGATAAACGATTGGAAAACGGAGAATACTATTCTACCATTGTAATGTCACGATTCTTGTCTAAGTAA
- a CDS encoding redoxin domain-containing protein, which translates to MSPRIVSFVLLLLAMFFIITPSDVMQANSGLNIGDKAPNFTIEDLNGNKIQLSDYKGKSVMINFWTTWCPPCKKEMLDIETFSKEKQDHWVVLAINVDGGNEEGVRQFVQERKLTFPVLLDDKDVVANQYHILSIPTTYFLNKEGVIINKAFTMLTLKEMRELTKSNK; encoded by the coding sequence ATGTCACCAAGAATAGTATCTTTCGTTTTGTTGCTATTAGCCATGTTTTTCATTATTACACCAAGTGATGTCATGCAAGCAAATAGTGGATTAAATATAGGGGATAAGGCACCTAATTTCACAATAGAGGACCTTAATGGAAATAAAATACAGCTATCTGATTATAAAGGCAAATCAGTGATGATAAATTTTTGGACAACCTGGTGCCCGCCATGTAAAAAAGAAATGCTCGATATAGAAACATTTTCAAAAGAGAAACAAGATCACTGGGTCGTCCTTGCTATTAATGTCGATGGTGGAAATGAAGAGGGAGTTAGACAATTTGTCCAAGAGAGAAAATTAACTTTTCCTGTGTTATTGGACGATAAAGACGTTGTTGCTAATCAATATCACATACTTAGTATACCAACAACCTATTTTCTTAATAAAGAGGGTGTTATTATAAATAAGGCATTTACGATGCTAACCCTAAAGGAAATGAGGGAGTTAACAAAAAGTAACAAATAA
- a CDS encoding manganese-dependent inorganic pyrophosphatase encodes MEKVLIFGHKNPDTDTICSAIAYAELKKAIGVEAEAVRLGEVSGETKYALDYFKTDAPRFIEKAGTETKSVILVDHNEFQQSVEDIKDVTILEVIDHHRIANFETSDPLYYRAEPVGCTATILNKMYKENNVEIKKEVAGLMLSAIISDSLLFKSPTCTEQDVQAAKELAEIAGVNAEEYGLDMLKAGADLSDRTVDQLLSIDAKEFSMGTYKVEIAQVNAVDTNDVISKQAELETSIQAIIDNKGLDLFLLVVTDILNNDSVAVALGNKAEAVEKAFNVKVENNTALLKGVVSRKKQIVPVLTETLAAL; translated from the coding sequence ATGGAAAAAGTATTGATTTTTGGTCATAAAAATCCGGATACGGATACTATTTGTTCTGCTATTGCCTATGCAGAATTAAAAAAAGCAATTGGAGTAGAAGCAGAAGCTGTTCGTTTAGGTGAAGTTAGTGGCGAAACAAAATATGCTTTAGACTACTTTAAAACAGATGCACCTCGTTTCATTGAAAAAGCAGGTACAGAAACTAAATCTGTAATTTTAGTAGACCACAATGAGTTCCAACAAAGTGTGGAAGACATTAAAGATGTAACAATTTTGGAAGTAATTGATCATCATCGTATCGCTAATTTTGAAACAAGTGATCCTTTATACTATCGTGCAGAGCCAGTTGGCTGTACAGCTACTATTCTAAATAAAATGTATAAAGAAAATAATGTAGAAATAAAGAAAGAAGTTGCTGGATTAATGCTTTCCGCAATCATTTCTGATTCTTTATTATTTAAATCACCAACTTGCACAGAGCAAGATGTACAAGCTGCTAAAGAATTAGCGGAAATTGCTGGAGTGAATGCGGAAGAGTATGGTCTAGACATGCTTAAAGCTGGTGCTGATTTAAGTGATAGAACGGTTGATCAATTATTAAGTATTGATGCTAAAGAATTTTCAATGGGTACATACAAAGTCGAAATTGCTCAAGTAAATGCTGTGGATACAAATGATGTCATTTCTAAACAAGCAGAACTAGAGACATCTATTCAAGCAATCATCGACAATAAAGGCTTAGATTTATTCCTTCTTGTTGTAACAGATATATTGAATAACGATTCTGTTGCTGTTGCTTTAGGGAATAAAGCAGAAGCTGTAGAAAAAGCGTTTAATGTAAAAGTAGAAAATAACACAGCATTATTAAAAGGTGTTGTATCTCGTAAAAAACAAATCGTTCCTGTATTAACAGAAACATTGGCTGCACTATAA
- a CDS encoding CapA family protein, producing the protein MKKKKKIVFILFFLIVGVLALFFVNLPKLDFSPSKSKVNHPIPGRDIQNVSKEVNEKITIAAIGDILIHDRVYNDAREGNHYNFDRMFNNLPSELKKPDLLLANQETIVAGESIGLSGYPTFNSPHEIADSLKKAGIDIVSTANNHALDRGVEAQKLSITYLNQIGFPHVGTYLSKEDQEKIVVLEKKGIKVAYLAYTYGLNGIPIPKGKEYIVNIIDKEKISKEIQRAKKEADVIVMAIHWGNEYQRFPSNEQKELAQFLIDEGVHIVFGSHPHVLQPIEWLEGKNGQKGLVVYSLGNFISGQDEEYRDIGGMVTVTVNKKQQGKATTITLDTPSFYPTFVASKAESNYRMHPLLDSQEAIDKYGPSIYSDIMDHMLKDGQAE; encoded by the coding sequence ATGAAGAAAAAAAAGAAAATTGTTTTTATACTCTTCTTCCTTATTGTTGGTGTACTTGCGCTTTTTTTTGTGAATCTACCTAAATTAGATTTCTCCCCTTCTAAAAGCAAAGTAAATCATCCTATACCAGGAAGAGACATTCAAAATGTATCAAAAGAAGTAAATGAAAAAATTACAATTGCGGCAATTGGAGATATTTTAATTCATGATCGTGTATATAATGATGCCCGAGAAGGTAATCATTATAATTTTGATCGTATGTTCAATAATCTACCAAGTGAATTAAAGAAACCTGATCTTTTGTTAGCAAATCAAGAAACGATTGTTGCAGGTGAATCGATTGGTTTATCCGGCTACCCTACTTTTAATAGTCCTCACGAAATTGCAGATAGTTTGAAAAAGGCTGGTATTGACATCGTTTCAACTGCAAATAATCATGCCTTAGATCGCGGAGTGGAAGCTCAAAAGCTTTCTATTACCTATTTGAATCAAATAGGTTTCCCTCATGTTGGAACTTATTTATCAAAAGAAGATCAAGAAAAAATAGTCGTCTTAGAAAAAAAGGGCATTAAAGTGGCGTATTTAGCTTACACATATGGTTTAAATGGGATTCCTATCCCAAAAGGAAAGGAATATATCGTAAATATAATAGATAAAGAAAAAATCAGCAAGGAAATTCAACGTGCAAAAAAAGAAGCAGATGTTATTGTGATGGCAATCCATTGGGGCAACGAATATCAGCGTTTTCCATCTAATGAACAAAAAGAATTAGCACAGTTTTTAATAGATGAAGGCGTTCATATCGTTTTCGGTAGCCACCCACATGTTCTTCAGCCAATCGAATGGCTAGAAGGAAAAAATGGACAAAAAGGATTAGTTGTTTATTCTTTAGGAAACTTTATATCTGGACAGGATGAGGAATATCGTGATATCGGTGGTATGGTAACTGTTACTGTAAATAAGAAGCAGCAAGGAAAAGCAACGACTATTACGCTGGATACTCCTTCTTTCTATCCTACTTTTGTAGCAAGTAAAGCGGAAAGTAATTATAGAATGCATCCATTATTAGACTCACAAGAAGCTATCGATAAATATGGACCATCTATTTATTCAGATATAATGGATCATATGCTTAAAGATGGACAAGCAGAGTAA
- a CDS encoding acyl-CoA thioesterase — MGDFFISTRDIELYYADTDMMGVVYHANYLKFFERGRTGLIEDIGYNYLEMENEGYFAPVYDVYAVYKKPLRYGDQAKVKTWVETNDGIKTVYGYQIINQNEEICVEGTTTHIIVSKETFRPKPFKKIFPEWFNKYEEIKKQPTDK; from the coding sequence ATGGGTGATTTCTTTATTTCAACAAGAGACATTGAATTATATTATGCAGACACAGATATGATGGGTGTTGTGTATCATGCAAATTATTTGAAGTTTTTTGAACGAGGCAGAACAGGACTAATAGAAGACATTGGCTATAATTATTTAGAAATGGAAAATGAAGGGTATTTCGCACCTGTCTATGATGTCTATGCGGTATATAAAAAACCGTTACGATATGGAGACCAAGCAAAGGTTAAAACATGGGTGGAAACAAATGATGGGATAAAAACCGTTTACGGCTATCAAATTATTAATCAAAATGAAGAAATATGTGTAGAAGGGACTACAACACATATTATCGTATCGAAAGAAACCTTTAGACCTAAACCTTTTAAGAAGATTTTTCCTGAATGGTTTAATAAATATGAAGAAATTAAAAAGCAACCGACAGACAAGTAA
- a CDS encoding D-2-hydroxyacid dehydrogenase, producing the protein MTIESIIPKIYIRRTIPEKYLDQIKALGAEFIIDNWQYGDPEPTISQDISDCNIVLTLGLTDSLTIRQYAPNIKWVQSLSVGLDALLHEEIRNSDIVITNTKGCTSVPIAEHTIAMMAGLARGIPFMIRNQLNNRWAPTPITDLSGSTVGIIGYGEIGKQIAKRAKALDMFVIGYKKRPSKLSEDDPADKIVGLDHIDDVLLEADFLILALPSTPDTYQLINEEKLAKMKENSFLINIGRGNTIVEEELIQLLKEKKIAGAALDVFEVEPLPPEHPLWEIENVIISPHNAFFSPNTLDRYMEVFIENIQRFKDGKELINIVDKQLGY; encoded by the coding sequence ATGACGATAGAATCTATTATTCCTAAAATTTATATTAGAAGAACTATTCCAGAAAAGTATTTAGATCAAATAAAGGCATTAGGAGCAGAATTTATTATCGATAATTGGCAATATGGAGATCCTGAGCCAACCATAAGCCAGGATATAAGCGATTGTAATATCGTGTTAACGCTAGGTTTAACCGATTCCTTAACTATCCGACAGTATGCCCCCAATATAAAATGGGTGCAATCTTTAAGCGTCGGACTGGATGCGCTGTTACATGAGGAAATAAGAAACAGTGATATTGTTATCACAAATACAAAGGGCTGTACATCTGTTCCCATTGCGGAACATACGATTGCAATGATGGCTGGTTTAGCAAGAGGAATACCGTTTATGATTCGAAACCAGCTGAACAATAGGTGGGCCCCCACCCCAATTACAGACCTTTCAGGGTCAACGGTAGGAATTATTGGTTATGGAGAAATTGGAAAGCAAATTGCTAAACGTGCAAAAGCGTTAGATATGTTTGTGATTGGCTACAAGAAAAGACCTTCCAAGTTGTCAGAGGATGATCCTGCCGATAAAATTGTGGGCTTGGATCATATAGACGATGTGCTGTTAGAGGCTGATTTTCTTATCCTTGCATTGCCTTCAACTCCTGATACATACCAGCTTATTAACGAAGAAAAATTAGCAAAAATGAAAGAAAATAGTTTTCTAATTAATATCGGAAGAGGAAATACAATCGTGGAAGAAGAGCTCATTCAGCTACTAAAGGAGAAAAAAATCGCTGGAGCTGCTCTCGATGTATTTGAGGTAGAGCCTTTACCGCCAGAACATCCTTTATGGGAAATAGAAAATGTTATTATATCTCCTCATAATGCTTTCTTTTCGCCCAATACTTTAGATCGTTATATGGAAGTATTTATAGAAAATATCCAGCGATTTAAAGACGGGAAAGAACTAATTAATATTGTGGATAAACAATTAGGTTATTAA